From Camelina sativa cultivar DH55 chromosome 7, Cs, whole genome shotgun sequence, one genomic window encodes:
- the LOC104701634 gene encoding uncharacterized protein LOC104701634 — translation MEFFNQAKAVRMRNVHDKYLAADEDEETVTQDRNGSDKRARWTVEPVRGSFEVIRLKSCYGNYLTASNERFLLGATGRKVVLSKPSRLDSSVEWEPAREGSKMTLKTRYGNLLRANGGLPPWRNSVTHDTAHVSDSFLWDVDIVEILVGTATPTPAPAPVTTPPPHRRPSYSPVSRSSSEKSEEELTPSPPKSEGRIIYYHIADEEGHVEDESAVGYALTFKGNSVEQLTQALQEETSMDDFVVCTRNPLNGKLFPIRLQLPPNSGTMHVVLVPSSSS, via the exons ATGGAGTTTTTCAATCAAGCTAAAGCCGTAAGGATGCGTAACGTCCATGATAAGTATCTAGCGGCGGACGAGGACGAGGAGACGGTGACTCAAGACAGGAATGGTTCCGACAAGAGAGCTAGATGGACAGTCGAGCCGGTTCGTGGTTCCTTTGAAGTGATTCGTTTGAAGAGTTGCTACGGCAATTACCTCACCGCTTCGAATGAGCGGTTCTTGCTCGGTGCCACTGGGCGTAAAGTGGTATTGTCGAAACCAAGTCGTCTCGACTCGTCTGTGGAGTGGGAGCCGGCCAGAGAAGGATCCAAAATGACGCTTAAGACGAGATACGGTAACTTGCTTCGAGCCAATGGTGGGCTTCCCCCGTGGCGTAACTCTGTCACTCATGACACTGCTCACGTATCGGACTCTTTCTTGTGGGATGTTGATATCGTCGAGATTTTAGTGGGAACAGCGACTCCTACTCCAGCTCCAGCTCCGGTGACAACTCCTCCGCCCCATAGGAGGCCATCGTATTCTCCAGTTTCTAGATCATCTTCAGAAAAATCCGAGGAAGAG TTGACCCCGTCGCCGCCGAAATCTGAAGGAAGGATCATTTATTACCACATCGCGGACGAGGAAGGACATGTGGAGGACGAGTCGGCCGTTGGATACGCTTTGACTTTCAAAGGAAACAGCGTTGAGCAGTTGACGCAGGCGCTTCAAGAAGAGACTAGCATGGATGATTTTGTGGTGTGTACACGCAATCCTTTGAATGGCAAGCTGTTTCCAATTCGTTTGCAACTTCCTCCAAATAGTGGAACAATGCATGTCGTGCTAGTACCTTCAAGTAGTTCTTAA
- the LOC104701632 gene encoding protein NRT1/ PTR FAMILY 2.13-like isoform X1, producing MVLEDRKEDGSSLPQPSGSFSKSSPLELDVVDPSNQKTSPGTVLDGEKVEKKPGGWRAISFILGNETLERLGTIGLLANFMVYLTKVFHLEQVDASNVINIWSGFTNLTPLVGAFISDTYVGRFKTIAFASFATLLGLITITLTASLPQLHPASCNSKDPLSCAGPNKLQFGVLLLGLCFLSIGSGGIRPCSIPFGVDQFDQRTEEGVKGVASFFNWYYMTFTIVLLITQTVVVYIQDQVSWIIGFSIPTGLMALAVVMFFAGMKRYIYVKPEGSIFSGIAQVIVAARKKRKLKVPAEDDGTVTYYDPSNKSSVLSKLHRSNQFRFLDKAAVISEGDLTPEGAPADKWRLCSVQEVEEVKCLIRVVPVWSAGIISLAAMTTQGTFTVSQALKMDRHLGPNFEIPAGSLSVISLLTIGVFLPFYDRVFVPFMRRITGHKSGITLLQRIGTGIVFAIFSMIVAGIVERMRRRRSISAGDPTGMTPMSVFWLSPQLILMGLCEAFNIIGQIEFFNSQFPEHMRSIANSLFSLSFAGSNYLSSFLVTFVHKFSGGHDRPDWLNKNLNAGKLDYFYYLIAVLGVFNLVYFWYCARGYRYKVALQIGDFEEDKRSDDLEMTSTKPMK from the exons ATGGTTTTGGAGGATAGAAAAGAAGACGGTTCTTCTTTACCACAACCGTCCGGTAGTTTCTCCAAATCGTCACCGTTGGAGTTGGATGTCGTTGATCCGTCCAATCAGAAAACTTCGCCGGGAACTGTTTTGGATGGCGAGAAGGTTGAGAAAAAGCCTGGAGGATGGAGAGCCATATCGTTCATTTTAG GTAATGAAACGCTGGAGAGACTGGGAACGATAGGGTTGTTGGCAAACTTTATGGTTTATCTAACCAAAGTGTTCCACCTAGAACAAGTCGACGCTTCAAATGTCATTAACATTTGGTCTGGTTTCACTAATCTCACTCCTCTCGTCGGAGCGTTCATCTCAGACACTTACGTCGGCCGCTTCAAGACCATTGCTTTCGCCTCGTTCGCCACTCTACTC GGACTAATAACAATTACACTCACAGCATCGCTTCCTCAACTCCACCCAGCATCATGCAACAGCAAGGACCCACTCAGTTGCGCCGGTCCGAACAAGCTCCAGTTCGGAGTTTTGCTATTGGGACTATGTTTCCTCTCTATAG GGAGTGGAGGGATACGACCTTGTAGCATCCCTTTTGGGGTTGATCAGTTTGACCAACGAACTGAGGAAGGGGTTAAAGGAGTGGCGAGTTTCTTCAACTGGTATTACATGACTTTTACTATTGTACTGCTCATTACACAGACCGTAGTTGTGTATATCCAGGACCAAGTCAGTTGGATTATCGGCTTTAGTATCCCTACCGGACTCATGGCGCTTGCGGTGGTTATGTTTTTTGCCGGAATGAAACGTTATATCTACGTTAAACCTGAAGGGAGTATATTCTCTGGGATTGCTCAAGTTATCGTGGCAGCTCGTAAGAAGCGAAAGCTGAAAGTTCCGGCAGAAGATGACGGCACTGTGACCTATTACGACCCATCCAACAAATCTAGCGTGTTATCCAAGTTACATCGCAGTAACCAATTCAG gTTTCTTGACAAAGCGGCCGTGATATCAGAAGGTGACCTAACACCAGAGGGAGCTCCGGCAGACAAGTGGCGGTTATGCAGCGTCCAAGAAGTGGAAGAAGTGAAATGTTTGATCCGAGTCGTTCCTGTTTGGTCAGCTGGAATAATCTCACTCGCGGCCATGACAACACAAGGCACTTTCACTGTCTCTCAAGCTTTGAAAATGGATCGACACTTAGGTCCTAATTTCGAGATTCCGGCTGGTTCACTCTCTGTCATCTCTCTACTCACAATTGGCGTCTTTCTTCCCTTTTACGACCGCGTTTTCGTCCCGTTCATGAGGCGAATCACCGGCCATAAATCCGGTATCACACTCCTCCAACGTATAGGGACAGGGATCGTTTTCGCTATATTTTCTATGATCGTTGCGGGCATAGTGGAGCGTATGAGACGCAGACGCTCCATTAGTGCTGGAGATCCAACAGGTATGACTCCAATGTCAGTGTTTTGGCTCTCTCCGCAACTTATTCTGATGGGTCTATGCGAAGCTTTTAATATCATCGGACAAATAGAGTTCTTCAACAGTCAGTTTCCGGAGCACATGAGAAGTATTGctaactctctcttctctttatcCTTCGCTGGTTCAAACTACCTTAGTAGTTTTCTGGTGACTTTCGTTCATAAATTCTCTGGAGGGCATGATCGTCCGGATTGGCTGAACAAGAATCTCAACGCGGGGAAGTTGGATTACTTCTATTATCTGATCGCGGTTTTGGGTGTGTTTAATCTGGTTTATTTCTGGTATTGTGCTCGTGGATACCGGTACAAGGTCGCTTTACAGATTGGAGATTTTGAGGAGGACAAGCGTTCTGATGATCTTGAGATGACTTCGACAAAACCGATGAAATGA
- the LOC104701633 gene encoding thioredoxin H8-like codes for MGANVSSPDKRFHQVTHLRSMKSSWTPQPESTYPFKANSPGIVEIKNKNQWKSRLNALKDTNKLLVIEFTAKWCGPCKSLEPKLEEFAAKYTDVEFVKIDVDVLMSVWMEYNLNALPAIVFMKRGRELDRVVGVKVDEIERKLQKYTQSL; via the exons ATGGGTGCTAACGTTTCTTCTCCAGACAAGAGGTTTCATCAGGTAACTCACTTACGTTCCATGAAGTCATCATGGACACCTCAACCTGAGAGTACTTATCCTTTCAAAGCCAACAGTCCTGGTATTGTGGAgataaaaaacaagaatcagtGGAAATCTCGGCTCAACGCTCTCAAAGATACCAACAAGCTG ctGGTGATCGAGTTCACAGCCAAATGGTGCGGACCGTGTAAATCCCTTGAACCAAAGCTTGAAGAGTTTGCAGCTAAGTACACTGATGTTGAGTTCGTGAAGATTGATGTCGACGTGTTAATG AGCGTGTGGATGGAGTACAACCTTAACGCATTGCCTGCGATTGTATTCATGAAGAGAGGCAGAGAACTAGACAGGGTTGTGGGTGTGAAGGTTGATGAGATAGAGAGGAAGCTCCAGAAGTACACACAATCCTTATGA
- the LOC104701631 gene encoding putative protein NRT1/ PTR FAMILY 2.14, which translates to MDNEGGTISSDSTMRQRKPLGWKAMPYIIGNETLERLATFGLMANFMVYMVREYHMDQVEAATLINTWSALTNFSPIIGAFISDSYTGKFNTIVFGSIAELLGMLVLTFTSLIPNLRPPPCTADQITGKCIRYSSSQLYVLLSGLFLLSVGTGGIRSCSIPFSLDQFDDSTEEGREGSRSFFSWYYTTHTIVQLISMTLVLYVQNNISWAIGFAIPTVLNLFALVLLFVGTRFYVFVKPEGSVFSGIFKVLVAAYKKRNERSPSETDYYRPLLETDVQSNKLVLTDQFRFLNKAVIVMSNDEAGNEEWRICTVRQIEDIKSIISIIPIFASSIIGFLAMNQQQTFTVSQALKMDVQFPGTSYLIPPASITVVSLLTIGIWLPFYETVLVRHIENITKQGGISLLQKVGIGNFFSILTMFISAIVEQKRRDLSLTGVNISVFWLTPQQVLMGFYQVFTIVGLTEFFNKQVPINMRSIGNSLLYLGLSLASYLSSAMVNIVHSVSARGGRQSWLTDDIDTSKLDYFYYFIAALSTLNLIFFLWCARRYRYRTMS; encoded by the exons atGGATAATGAGGGAGGGACAATTTCTTCGGATTCAACGATGAGACAAAGGAAGCCTCTTGGTTGGAAAGCGATGCCTTATATCATAG GGAATGAAACATTGGAGAGGCTTGCGACATTTGGATTAATGGCAAATTTTATGGTGTATATGGTAAGAGAATATCATATGGACCAAGTCGAAGCTGCAACTCTAATCAACACTTGGTCTGCTCTCACCAACTTTTCTCCTATCATCGGAGCTTTCATCTCCGACTCATACACCGGGAAATTTAATACCATCGTCTTCGGTTCCATCGCTGAGTTGTTG GGCATGCTGGTGTTGACGTTCACGTCTCTGATCCCTAATCTACGACCACCACCTTGCACTGCCGATCAAATCACCGGCAAATGTATACGTTACAGCTCTTCGCAGTTATACGTTTTACTCTCAGGGCTTTTCTTGTTATCAGTCGGAACAGGAGGGATCCGCTCGTGTAGTATTCCTTTTAGTCTCGATCAGTTCGATGATTCGACTGAAGAAGGCAGAGAAGGAAGTAGAAGCTTCTTCAGCTGGTACTATACAACTCATACAATTGTCCAGTTAATATCAATGACTCTAGTGTTGTACGTACAGAACAACATCAGTTGGGCCATTGGATTCGCAATTCCAACCGTTCTCAATTTGTTTGCCCTTGTTCTACTTTTTGTGGGAACTCGGTTTTATGTCTTTGTTAAACCCGAAGGAAGTGTGTTCTCTGGGATCTTCAAGGTTCTTGTGGCTGCTTATAAGAAACGCAATGAACGGTCTCCTTCGGAGACTGACTATTATCGACCGTTACTAGAGACAGATGTACAATCAAACAAACTCGTACTCACTGACCAGTTCAG ATTCTTGAACAAAGCTGTGATAGTGATGAGCAACGATGAAGCTGGAAATGAAGAGTGGAGAATCTGCACGGTGAGGCAGATAGAGGATATAAAGTCTATCATCAGCATTATTCCAATATTTGCTTCAAGCATTATAGGATTCTTGGCTATGAACCAACAACAAACTTTTACAGTCTCACAAGCGCTAAAAATGGACGTCCAATTTCCCGGCACTTCTTACCTAATCCCTCCTGCTTCTATAACCGTCGTATCATTATTGACCATAGGCATTTGGCTTCCCTTCTATGAAACCGTTTTGGTCCGACACATTGAAAACATTACAAAGCAAGGAGGCATTTCTTTACTCCAAAAAGTTGGCATTGGAAATTTTTTCTCCATCTTGACGATGTTTATATCGGCTATTGTggaacaaaagagaagagatttaTCGCTTACCGGGGTAAACATATCGGTTTTCTGGCTAACACCGCAGCAAGTACTGATGGGGTTTTATCAAGTCTTCACCATTGTTGGTCTCACTGAGTTCTTCAACAAACAAGTTCCAATCAACATGAGAAGCATAGGGAACTCGTTGCTTTACTTAGGTTTGTCTCTAGCCAGTTATCTAAGCAGTGCGATGGTGAACATTGTTCATAGTGTCAGTGCTCGTGGAGGACGACAGAGTTGGCTAACGGATGATATTGACACAAGCAAGTTGGATTATTTCTATTACTTTATTGCCGCTTTAAGCACTCttaatctcatcttcttcttatggTGTGCTCGAAGATATCGTTACAGAACCATGTCATAA
- the LOC104701635 gene encoding uncharacterized protein LOC104701635 produces MELFANGTAVRLRSCHEKYIYAVDDEKTVRQSSDGTSRQSIWTVEMVPRKPKFIRLKSCYGKYLTASESSFLLGMTGARVIQTPPFRQAEHESDWEPIRDESTVKLMSWNEKYLRGNGGSPPWKNSVTCDREPHIPATKKWILWSVELVVNPEEVSFADRFVSPASSFNSSVFDDGSPPVQKLPTYGSSESTGSDHGSVTSSKLMFTPSMSGKLSPKQTERKHSNKLVVENVTAMEIFRGAKSVRLRSSAHEKYLIADDDEESVVMGKNGSSKEARWTVELVPGSEKAIRLKSCHGGYLTASNERFMLGATGHKVVQSRRIRADEPAGEWEPVKEGLKVKLRSRNGGNYLRANGGMPPWRNTVTHDSPHRSVTQSSVVWDVDVVEVHGTG; encoded by the exons atggagctgTTCGCCAACGGTACGGCCGTTAGATTACGGAGCTGTCACGAGAAATACATCTACGCCGTCGACGACGAAAAAACCGTCCGTCAAAGCTCCGACGGAACGTCACGGCAATCTATATGGACGGTGGAGATGGTGCCGCGTAAACCCAAATTCATACGTCTCAAGAGCTGCTACGGCAAGTATCTAACGGCGAGCGAGTCGTCGTTTCTTCTTGGGATGACCGGTGCGAGAGTCATCCAAACGCCGCCGTTTCGTCAGGCGGAGCACGAGAGCGACTGGGAGCCGATACGAGACGAGTCAACGGTTAAACTCATGTCGTGGAACGAAAAATATCTGCGCGGGAACGGAGGATCTCCGCCGTGGAAAAACTCCGTGACGTGCGATCGTGAGCCGCACATACCGGCGACCAAGAAATGGATCTTGTGGTCCGTTGAGCTTGTTGTGAATCCTGAGGAGGTTTCGTTTGCCGATCGTTTCGTGTCCCCGGCTTCGAGTTTTAACTCGTCGGTCTTTGATGACGGGTCACCACCGGTTCAGAAATTACCGACTTATGGATCTTCTGAATCTACCGGGTCGGATCATGGGTCGGTCACTTCTTCGAAACTTATGTTTACTCCGTCAATGTCGGGTAAATTGTCCCCAAAACAAACCGAG AGGAAACATTCGAATAAGTTAGTCGTAGAAAATGTAACAGCGATGGAAATATTTCGGGGTGCGAAGTCGGTACGATTACGAAGCAGTGCACATGAGAAATATTTGATTGCTGATGACGATGAAGAGAGTGTGGTGATGGGAAAAAACGGGTCATCTAAGGAGGCTCGATGGACAGTTGAGTTGGTACCGGGATCCGAAAAGGCGATACGGTTAAAGAGCTGTCACGGTGGATACTTGACGGCGTCAAATGAGAGGTTTATGTTGGGAGCGACGGGGCATAAAGTGGTGCAGTCGAGGAGGATACGAGCGGACGAGCCAGCGGGGGAGTGGGAGCCGGTTAAAGAAGGTTTAAAGGTGAAGCTAAGGAGTAGAAACGGCGGGAATTATCTAAGAGCCAATGGGGGAATGCCACCTTGGAGGAATACGGTTACTCATGATTCACCGCATCGGAGTGTTACGCAGAGTTCGGTGGTTTGGGATGTTGATGTGGTCGAGGTTCATGGGACCGGTTGA
- the LOC104701632 gene encoding protein NRT1/ PTR FAMILY 2.13-like isoform X2, whose amino-acid sequence MVLEDRKEDGSSLPQPSGSFSKSSPLELDVVDPSNQKTSPGTVLDGEKVEKKPGGWRAISFILGNETLERLGTIGLLANFMVYLTKVFHLEQVDASNVINIWSGFTNLTPLVGAFISDTYVGRFKTIAFASFATLLGLITITLTASLPQLHPASCNSKDPLSCAGPNKLQFGVLLLGLCFLSIGSGGIRPCSIPFGVDQFDQRTEEGVKGVASFFNWYYMTFTIVLLITQTVVVYIQDQVSWIIGFSIPTGLMALAVVMFFAGMKRYIYVKPEGSIFSGIAQVIVAARKKRKLKVPAEDDGTVTYYDPSNKSSVLSKLHRSNQFRFLDKAAVISEGDLTPEGAPADKWRLCSVQEVEEVKCLIRVVPVWSAGIISLAAMTTQGTFTVSQALKMDRHLGPNFEIPAGSLSVISLLTIGVFLPFYDRVFVPFMRRITGHKSGITLLQRIGTGIVFAIFSMIVAGIVERMRRRRSISAGDPTGMTPMSVFWLSPQLILMGLCEAFNIIGQIEFFNSQFPEHMRSIANSLFSLSFAGSNYLSSFLVTFVHKFSGGHDRPDWLNKNLNAGKLDYFYYLIAVLGVFNLVYFWYCARGYRYKVALQIGDFEEDKRSDDLEMTSTKPMK is encoded by the exons ATGGTTTTGGAGGATAGAAAAGAAGACGGTTCTTCTTTACCACAACCGTCCGGTAGTTTCTCCAAATCGTCACCGTTGGAGTTGGATGTCGTTGATCCGTCCAATCAGAAAACTTCGCCGGGAACTGTTTTGGATGGCGAGAAGGTTGAGAAAAAGCCTGGAGGATGGAGAGCCATATCGTTCATTTTAG GTAATGAAACGCTGGAGAGACTGGGAACGATAGGGTTGTTGGCAAACTTTATGGTTTATCTAACCAAAGTGTTCCACCTAGAACAAGTCGACGCTTCAAATGTCATTAACATTTGGTCTGGTTTCACTAATCTCACTCCTCTCGTCGGAGCGTTCATCTCAGACACTTACGTCGGCCGCTTCAAGACCATTGCTTTCGCCTCGTTCGCCACTCTACTC GGACTAATAACAATTACACTCACAGCATCGCTTCCTCAACTCCACCCAGCATCATGCAACAGCAAGGACCCACTCAGTTGCGCCGGTCCGAACAAGCTCCAGTTCGGAGTTTTGCTATTGGGACTATGTTTCCTCTCTATAGGGAGTGGAGGGATACGACCTTGTAGCATCCCATTTGGGGTTGATCAGTTTGACCAACGAACTGAGGAAGGGGTTAAAGGAGTGGCGAGTTTCTTCAACTGGTATTACATGACTTTTACTATTGTACTGCTCATTACACAGACCGTAGTTGTGTATATCCAGGACCAAGTCAGTTGGATTATCGGCTTTAGTATCCCTACCGGACTCATGGCGCTTGCGGTGGTTATGTTTTTTGCCGGAATGAAACGTTATATCTACGTTAAACCTGAAGGGAGTATATTCTCTGGGATTGCTCAAGTTATCGTGGCAGCTCGTAAGAAGCGAAAGCTGAAAGTTCCGGCAGAAGATGACGGCACTGTGACCTATTACGACCCATCCAACAAATCTAGCGTGTTATCCAAGTTACATCGCAGTAACCAATTCAG gTTTCTTGACAAAGCGGCCGTGATATCAGAAGGTGACCTAACACCAGAGGGAGCTCCGGCAGACAAGTGGCGGTTATGCAGCGTCCAAGAAGTGGAAGAAGTGAAATGTTTGATCCGAGTCGTTCCTGTTTGGTCAGCTGGAATAATCTCACTCGCGGCCATGACAACACAAGGCACTTTCACTGTCTCTCAAGCTTTGAAAATGGATCGACACTTAGGTCCTAATTTCGAGATTCCGGCTGGTTCACTCTCTGTCATCTCTCTACTCACAATTGGCGTCTTTCTTCCCTTTTACGACCGCGTTTTCGTCCCGTTCATGAGGCGAATCACCGGCCATAAATCCGGTATCACACTCCTCCAACGTATAGGGACAGGGATCGTTTTCGCTATATTTTCTATGATCGTTGCGGGCATAGTGGAGCGTATGAGACGCAGACGCTCCATTAGTGCTGGAGATCCAACAGGTATGACTCCAATGTCAGTGTTTTGGCTCTCTCCGCAACTTATTCTGATGGGTCTATGCGAAGCTTTTAATATCATCGGACAAATAGAGTTCTTCAACAGTCAGTTTCCGGAGCACATGAGAAGTATTGctaactctctcttctctttatcCTTCGCTGGTTCAAACTACCTTAGTAGTTTTCTGGTGACTTTCGTTCATAAATTCTCTGGAGGGCATGATCGTCCGGATTGGCTGAACAAGAATCTCAACGCGGGGAAGTTGGATTACTTCTATTATCTGATCGCGGTTTTGGGTGTGTTTAATCTGGTTTATTTCTGGTATTGTGCTCGTGGATACCGGTACAAGGTCGCTTTACAGATTGGAGATTTTGAGGAGGACAAGCGTTCTGATGATCTTGAGATGACTTCGACAAAACCGATGAAATGA
- the LOC104704777 gene encoding uncharacterized protein LOC104704777 has translation MEKSWVWLPRNSSEYAEGANNDDGHSSGLDAYALFRSAFSDDGDKDSEFCKKLNEAETPMYSTCHNYTKVSAIMGLYRIKVKSGMSENFFDQLLMMVHDMLPDDNVHPKSTNELKRFLKVFGFGYDVIHASKKDCILYRKQYEKMETCTRCSSSRWEIDKQIDTVKDGIPAKVLRYFPIKERFQRMFRSRRIAEELCWHFNNASEDGTIRHPVDSITWAQVNGNCTWPVFLVNYNMSPVMCMKAKNIMLTMLIPGPTAPSNNIDVYLQPLVDELKDLWEEGIEVYDAYLKEKFTLKAILLWSISDYPASGTLSGCKVKGKQACNVCGKDTPHRWLKFNRKHVYLGNRKQFSTGHPYRRRKGWFDNIVEKETARRIQTGSEIFEAIKNFKNDFGKPLSRDSKRKQAELCEDDDLPVRHNIDVMHVEKNLSDAILSIMMNSAKSKDGVKATKDLEEMGIRRNLHTQTKGKEIYLPPAGYWFSKDEKIRFCKRLAKFRGPDGYCANIANCVSLDPLVIRGLKSNEHHVLMQKLLPIALRGLLPKGPRVAITRLCNYFNRLCQRVIDPEKLITLESEFVETMCQMERFFAPSLFYIMFHLPLHLGREARYMKTLKTYVRNFARPEVCMTKAYLAEECLAFCLEFLKSTLPIQEAINRNEYVKSDEHILEDCLLKNCKLLIYDVQEMRLIVGNLIRTGLQVDKSKEGHSTKLRWLAFVPRHTAQSYKGYVINAHRFHRDDVKRITQNSGVTYEAFNMCRSSARDSRQMADMVVYYRVVKEIIILDYHMFQVPLFKCSWANRGYGVKEEDNFTLVNLYMNQSSFLQDPYIMPSQAKQVFYSREDDSSSWYVVMRAPPRGLS, from the exons ATGGAAAAGTCATGGGTTTGGTTACCTAG GAATAGCAGTGAGTATGCTGAAGGGGCAAATAATGATGATGGTCATAGTTCTGGATTAGATGCTTATGCGTTGTTTAGGTCAGCTTTCAGTGATGATGGGGATA AAGATTCTGAGTTTTGTAAGAAGTTGAATGAAGCTGAAACACCAATGTATTCGACATGTCACAATTACACCAAAGTCTCTGCAATTATGGGCCTCTACCGCATTAAGGTGAAGAGTGGGATGTCAGAAAACTTCTTTGACCAGCTTCTGATGATGGTCCACGACATGCTGCCTGATGACAACGTACATCCAAAGTCAACAAATGAGTTGAAAAGGTTCTTGAAGGTATTTGGATTTGGCTATGATGTCATACACGCAAGCAAAAAAGATTGCATTCTTTATAGGAAGCAATATGAAAAGATGGAAACCTGTACAAGATGTAGTTCTTCAAGATGGGAAATCGATAAACAGATTGATACTGTGAAGGATGGAATACCTGCCAAGGTCCTTCGATATTTTCCAATCAAGGAAAGATTTCAAAGGATGTTTAGATCAAGAAGGATCGCTGAGGAGTTGTGTTGGCATTTCAACAATGCATCAGAGGATGGTACAATACGACACCCGGTGGACTCGATAACTTGGGCTCAGGTCAATGGCAACTG TACATGGCCAGTGTTCTTAGTGAATTATAATATGTCTCCAGTGATGTGTATGAAGGCTAAGAATATTATGTTGACGATGCTAATCCCTGGGCCAACTGCACCAAGCAATAATATTGATGTTTATCTACAACCATTAGTAGATGAATTGAAGGACTTGTGGGAAGAAGGTATTGAAGTGTACGATGCATATTTGAAAGAGAAGTTCACACTTAAAGCTATCTTGTTGTGGAGTATCAGTGATTATCCAGCTTCAGGGACTTTGTCTGGATGTAAAGTGAAGGGGAAACAAGCTTGTAATGTTTGTGGGAAGGATACACCACATAGATGGCTGAAGTTTAATAGGAAGCATGTGTATTTGGGAAATAGGAAACAGTTTAGTACTGGACATCCTTACAGGCGTAGGAAAGGATGGTTTGATAACATAGTTGAGAAGGAGACTGCAAGAAGAATTCAAACCGGATCAGAAATATTTGAGGCGATTAAGAATTTCAAGAATGACTTCGGGAAACCATTAAGTAGGGatagtaaaagaaaacaagCTGAGTTATGTGAAGATGAT GATTTGCCGGTTCGCCATAACATCGATGTTATGCATGTTGAAAAGAACTTGTCAGACGCTATACTGTCTATTATGATGAATAGTGCTAAATCAAAAGATGGAGTGAAGGCAACGAAAGACCTGGAAGAGATGGGGATTAGAAGAAACTTGCACACACAAACCAAGGGAAAGGAAATTTACCTGCCACCAGCAGGTTATTGGTTCTCTAAGGATGAAAAGATCCGATTTTGCAAGAGGTTAGCCAAATTTAGAGGCCCTGATGGGTACTGTGCAAATATTGCAAATTGTGTTTCTCTGGATCCTCTGGTTATTCGTGGTTTGAAGTCGAATGAACATCACGTCCTTATGCAAAAATTATTGCCTATTGCATTGAGAGGATTGCTGCCAAAAGGACCTAGAGTTGCTATTACTCGTTTATGCAACTATTTCAACCGGTTATGCCAGCGTGTGATTGATCCAGAAAAGCTTATTACTCTTGAGTCTGAGTTTGTAGAAACAATGTGTCAAATGGAGCGGTTTTTCGCTCCTTCACTATTCTATATCATGTTCCACCTTCCTCTACACCTAGGAAGGGAAGCACG GTACATGAAAACACTGAAGACATATGTAAGGAATTTTGCTAGGCCAGAAGTGTGTATGACAAAGGCATATTTGGCTGAAGAATGTCTTGCCTTTTGTTTAGAGTTTCTTAAGAGCACTCTACCAATACAAGAAGCCATCAACCGTAATGAATATGTTAAAAGTGATGAACATATCCTCGAAG ACTGCCTTTTGAAGAATTGTAAGCTACTAATTTACGATGTGCAAGAGATGAGACTTATTGTTGGAAACCTCATACGGACCGGTTTGCAAGTGGATAAAAGCAAAG AGGGTCATTCAACCAAGCTTAGATGGTTAGCATTTGTTCCACGACATACGGCTCAAAGCTACAAGGGATATGTCATTAACGCCCATCGATTTCATAGAGACGACGTAAAGCGAATAACTCAGAACAGTGGAGTGACATACGAAGCTTTCAATATGTGTAGATCTAGTGCTCGAGATAGTAGACAAATGGCTGACATGGTTGTATACTACAGAGTGGTAAAGGAGATCATTATCCTTGACTATCACATGTTCCAAGTTCCACTATTTAAGTGCAGTTGGGCAAACAGAGGGTATGGtgtaaaggaagaagacaacttCACTCTTGTGAACCTCTATATGAACCAGTCATCTTTTCTACAAGATCCATACATTATGCCATCACAAGCAAAGCAAGTTTTTTACTCTAGAGAAGATGATTCTTCATCTTGGTATGTTGTTATGCGGGCGCCACCTAGAGGTTTATCATGA